A segment of the Pantoea trifolii genome:
AACCACTCGCGATCCATACTCGGGTGTAGTGGTAATGCGTAATAATCCAATCAATCCGGTATGATCGCGTCGTACTTCATCAAGGACGCGTTCAGCATCCTGCAGAAGTTGCCGGCAACGCTGATAAAACCTTTCTCCACTGTCCGTAGCAGACACACGTCGCGTGCTACGAGTCAGCAATGAGACACCCAGCTCACCTTCAAGCTGTTTAATATTGAAGCTGACTACCGCTTTAGTCAGCCCCAGCGTATCGGATGCTTTAGTGAAACTACCGGCTTCTACCACTGCAACAAACATCTCAAGACGCTGCAGATTAATCATCAGTTACTCCCATTAAAGAATCCGACTGTCAAAATATCTTTGACAGTGTAACAACCGAATGCGCATTTATCATGGTAACTAATGTTCCTATAGTTCACGCATTATGCTGTTTTGATGAGAAAAAGATGACTTATCGTGTGCGTGTGGGCTGTGTATATTTGCTAGGATTTTTTATCGACCTGGTAAACATGTTTATTGCCAATGTTGCTTATCCTGAAATTGCTCGTGAGTTTGACTCGCCGGTGAATCAACTGGCGTGGATAAGTAACAGCTATATTCTGGCGCTTACGCTGGTAATACCGCTTAGCAATTACCTGGCTAAACGTTTTGGCACTAAGCGCCTGTTTATGGTTTCCCTGATGATTTTCATTATTGGGAGTTGTGGTGTGGGGTCGTCTTCATCGCTAGTACAGTTGATTACCTGGCGAGGGATACAGGGAATGGGCGGTGGCATGTTGATTCCTCTGGGGCAAACAATGACCTATGCGTTGTTTAAAAGTCATGAACGCGCACGATTATCTTCTGCTGTGATGTTAGTAGCGTTACTTGCGCCAGCACTCTCGCCAGTTATCGGAGGGATATTGGTTGAAAGCCTCAGCTGGCGCTGGGTATTTTTTGCAAGTGTACCGCTGTCAGTTATCGCCCTTGCATTAGCCGCATGCTGGCTTAAATCAGACCAACGTCGCGAAAATCATGAGAGCCTGGATGTAGGAGGTTTGATCGGCGGTTGTACAGGATTGACCCTGATACTTTTTGGACTGACGTATCTGGGTGACTCTCAGCATTTCCAGCAAGGTGGTCTACTGCTACTGTTGGGCTCATTCATCATGGCCGGATACGTATGGAATGCCATGCATAAAACGCATCCTCTCCTAAACTTGCGCCTGGTAAAAGATCCTCTCTTACAGACCGCGATGCTGATTTACCAGTTCATACCAGGTTTATTCATGGGAGTGAGTATGATCGCTATGCTCTACCTGCAAAACCAGCTTGGCATGCATGCCTCATTAGTCGGAGCCATGATGCTACCATGGTCACTAGCATCGTTTGCGGCGATCACGTTGACCGGCAAAAAATTCAATACATTTGGGCCAAGCCCGTTATTTATTTCGGGTTGTCTGATTCAGGCGACAGGCATTGGGCTACTGGCCATGTCAGGTCATGATGCTGATGTTGTGATATGTATATCGGCCTTCACACTGATGGGATTCGGTGGGAGCTTATGCAGTAGCACGGCACAAAGTTCTGCTTTCATTCAAATAGCAGAGAATGAACTTGCTGATGCCAGCGCCATTTGGAATATCAATCGTCAGCTCAGCTTCTGTCTGGGCGTTACCCTCATCAGTCTGTTATTTAACGTTATAGCCGACACCGGGGTTCCAACATACCAAGCCTATCATCTGTGTTTTGCCATAGCGGCATGCAGCGCCGTTATACCCATAGCATGTTGTTTCCGCATAGCTAATCAGGACATTATATTTACTTTAAAACAGGAGCAAAAATGAATCGTTATTTCAAGGAAGTAATGGATGCGCATGAACTCATCCGCAATTGGCTGGGAAATTCAGCAGCGGATGATGAGGTTTGCGAGAAATTACTCGCTCGCTTTAGTCCAGCGTATTCGATGATGACGACGGGGGGTGTATTACTCAACTTCAACCAATTGAATAGTTTCTTTCGCACTCAGCGTGGCGCACGACCGGGCCTTAATATTGAAATCACTGATTTGCAGATTGTTGCTGAGAGTGAAGGGGGGGCAATCGTAACCTATAAAGAACGGCAGAAAATTTGCGAGCTGGCGGCCACACTTCGTTTTTCGACAGTTGTGTTTGAACTAAATCAGGATGGATCGGTGATCTGGCGACATCTACATGAAACATCGATGCATCTCGATTAAGCTTTGTTTTGTATTTAAAATGATCAAGGAGTTATCCAGTGCGTACCCGTGATTCGGCCCGTTTGCTTATTATCAATTCTCTCAATCAGGTTTTATTGTTCAGGTTCAGGCATGAAAATGATGCGCTGGCCGGTAAAGCATACTGGGCCACCCCCGGTGGAGGCGTGAAATCAGGAGAGACTTTTGAGCAGGCAGCCATCAGGGAGCTTAGAGAAGAAACAGGTATCTATGTTGATGATGTGGGGCAGCCGTTAACGGAGAGAACTTTTGAAATGACTCTACCCAGCGGTGAGGTGGTTCTGGCAAATGAGCGATTTTATTTAATTAAAGTCGCTGATGAAGAAATCAGTACCAGCGGATGGACTGAAAATGAAAAAACAGTCATTGATGATTATCACTGGTGGGATCTAAATGAACTGCGGAATAATGACGATGTGGTTTACCCCTCAAATATTCCCGATATCTGCTTAATGCGGGGTTAACTAGCTATCAGGTGACATTATCAAATTGGATTCTCAATTAGGTGCGCATAATCATGATTATGTTAAATGAAGTATCTGAACGCGCACTAAAACCTCACCTAATCCCGATATCAACCGTCACCCTTTCGAGTGACGCTTCTGATCAAACATCCGCATTAAGGCGGCTGGTAATAATCTCAAGGCCAATCTGCTGGCCGTATGAAAGCTCAAGCGTGTTGCCATCTGGATCGGCGAAAAATGCCCAATAGCCTACTGGCGCGGATGATTGCTGCGCGGGTCGGCGTAACACGCCTTCGCGTTCTGCCAAAATAACTTTGGCATCAATCTCTTCTTTGCTGTCGCACGCAACGCCAATGTGACCAAACGGCCCTAAAGGAGTATCCACCGTGGTTTGAGATTGCACCAGCACCAGCGCAAACGGACGCGTCAAATCAGAAAGCCATGCGACTTTTTGCGCTTCTGCAATGCCGGGTTCACGCTCATGGATCACCTGCATCCCTGCGTAACGTTGATAAAAGTCGATGCTGCGTTCTAAATCTCTGACTTGCAGCGCTATGTGGCTAAAACCAATATCGTGCTGTTCCATATTCCATTCCTGTGAAATCACCGAAACAGGAATATGTCATAAATTGTTGCTGGCACTTGTTCATGAATGCCTAAATATGCAGCTCATACACCACGCAAGGCACATCGTAGTGTTGCTCAATCGCTTTGTAGGTCATGCCCAGCCGCTGCATCACCTTTTGCGATGCGGCATTTTCAGGATCGGCCACCGCGACCAGATAGTTAACCCCGACATGTTCGACCGCAAACTTAACCATCGCCTGCGCGGCTTCTGTGGCAAAACCTTTACCGTGATAATTAGCATTAAGACGCCAGCCTATTTCCAACGGCGCGCCATCCTGATTGGCTAAATGCTGCAGGCAGCACGCACCAACGATTTCGCCAGACGCTTTTTCCCGCATCGCCCACCAGGAAAAACCATATTGCTGCCAGCGCGATTGAACGCGTTCAATACTCGCCAGGGTTTCTTCTGGCGTTTTAACCACGCCATTACTGATATAACGCATAATTTCCGGGTCGTTTTCCATCGCCCGCAGTCCGTCAAAATGCGCGAGTTCAAAGGGTTCCAGCCGCAGTCGGGTTGTTTCTAATTCCATTATTCCTCCGCTTTATGAAGAGCCTGCACCAGCGTCATGGCATACGGTGACGCTTCAGAAATATCCAGCTGCTGCTCCAGCTCAATAAGATGATCGCGCATCAGTTGCTGCGCTTTAGCGGTATTGCCGGCAATCAGTTCATCAATGATGTGCTGATGCTCGTCGCACTGACAAACCGGCATCTCATTGCGCTGATACAGCATCACAATTAACGAACTTAACACCATCAAATTATTGAGAATATCTTCCAGCACTTTGTTGTCGGCAATTTTGCCTAACAGCAGATGAAACGCGCCAAGCTGATACACCACCCGCTGTCGTTCCTGGCTGTGAATCGCTTCATGTTCTTCTTTTTGCTGCTGCTGCAATTGCACGGCAAACGCCGCCATTTTTTGCGGTGTAATGCAGGCAATTATGGCCGATTCAATGGCATGGCGAGCGGTGAAGATCTCACGCGCGGTGGTGGCTGATGGCTGCGCAACAATGGCGCCGACATTAGGTTCGATGGTGACGATGTGTTGCAACGCCATGCGCTGCAGCGCCGCCTGCACATGGTTGCGATTGGCTTTCAGCGCATCGACAATCTGCGCCTCAATTAAGCGCGTGCCGGGGCGCAGCTTGTGCTGGGCATTCGCCATTGTCAGCGACTCATAAATGCGAGCGATCTCTTTTTGTCTGGGGGTTTGCTTCGCGCCCATACTCAATCCTGTATCGGTCATAATAGTCCACCGAAATATACATCATTTATGCGCGGTAAACCTGCTGGCCACGGAAGTAACTGGCTGAAATTGCTGGCTGACGCGCCACCACTTCGGCGGAACAACTGGCGTCAACCAGGATAAAATCAGCCGCGTCGCCAGCCAGCGGCCAGATGCGTGCGCCCTGCTCATCCAGCGGCAAAATATCGCCGGTGGCAATCGCCAAAGCTCGATTGAGTGAAAATTCGCTGCCGCGTCCGTAAAGCTGCGCCCACAAATTGGCTTTCTCCAGCATGCTGCCGGTGCCGAAGGGTGACCAGTGATCGATGACGCTGTCGGTGCCGGTCATCAGCTTGACGCCGCATTGTTTCAGCAGCGGAAGCGGCATCACATTTTTGCCCAGCGGCAAACCAGACGCCAGGCTAACGCCCAGCGCGGCCATGCGTTCACCCAGCGCCTTCACCTCAACATCACTGATTTGCGCCAGACAGTAAGCGTGGCTGAGTGTCACTCGTCCTTGTAGTTCAGGCGCGTGTTCCAGCGCGTTTAGCAGATGATCAATGCAGGCAATGCCGGTGTTGGCGGCTTCATGCAGATGAATATCCACGCCAGTGCCGCTCTCATGCGCCAGACTCAGCATGGTGTCGAGTGAACGTGCCATATCGCCATCAACCTTGGAAGGATCGAGTCCGCCGGTCCACTGGCAGCCGAGCGCCAGCGCCTCGCGCATTAGTGAAGTCACGCCAGAACGCAATAAACCGTGTTGCGGAAACGCCACGATTTCGCACGCTATCTGCCCGTCAAACGCGTCTAACGCCTACAACAGATGTTCAAGGCTGCGCAGCCCGCTGACCGGATCGATATTGCAGTGGCTACGCATAACCGTGGTGCCTTTACTCATCAGCAAGGCGATCAACTGCTGCGCATGTTCGACCGAATCGGCAAGCAGCGTCGGCAACAGCTGCTGTTCCAGCGCGATCATCTGGAAAATATCCTGCTCGTTATTCGGTTTCGCCGCTCGCCATGCGCGGCCGTAGAAGGTTTTATCGAGATGGATATGCATATCGCGCAACGCTGGCAGCATCAGCATGCCGCCAGCATCACGCGGTGGCAGCGCGTTTTGCACCTCGCTCTGCCCGTGAATCGCCACCATCCGCCCGTGTTTGATTTCTATCGTGAAGAGATCGCATTGGGTGCCCTGAATATGGCCGTTAATTTCGTTAAACCCGGTTTCAAGCCTGACGTTGGTGAGCAAGTAGTGATAAGTCATGGTTTACGCCTCTGTTCCCGCGAGGAAATGAGGAGGACATGATCTCCTCAACCGGCGGATGCCCAACGGTTCGTTCCGGATAAGTTGAGATAATGTGCGAAAACACCTGTTGCGATGCGGCGTGTAAGGCTGCTGCGCTCTGCCCGCTGTTGACCAGTTCGCGATCCCACACCACTTTGCGTCCAGCCACAATCACGCCAGTGACATCGCGGCCATTGCCATTCAAAACCAGCGTGGTAATTGGATCGAACACTTGTCCCAGCGCGGGTTGATCAAGATTGACCATCATCATATCGGCCTGACAGCCGGGCGCGAGTCGGCCAAGATCATCGCGTCCTAACGCTTGCGCGCCACCCAGGGTTGCCATGCGGTAATAATCGGCGGCGCTGGCCGCTGAGATATCGCCGGTGACCACGCGCGTCAGCACCACGCCCATCTGCATATTGGTGAACATATCGGCGGGAAACGTATCGGTGCCAAGCGCCAGATTAACGCCAGCCGCTTTAAGCGCCGGATAATGTTCAAGATATTTGCCGTGGCGACCAGATACCAGCGGACAAGCCACCACCGAGGCACCTGACTGCGCCAGCCGCGCGATGTCCTCTGCTACACGCGCGGCGTCGGCGTTCAATCCACCGAGAAGCTGGCCGTGTGGCAACAGCATGTGGCGGTTGAGCAAACCGTTGTCAGCCAGTACTTGCAGCGAACTGCGCCCCTGATAGCGACGGGCGATTTCCCGCACTTCCAGCTCGCTCTGACAACAATGCAGCCGCGTTGGACAGGCGAGTGATGTGACAATGTCACCTAAATCTTTAAGCCAAACGGCATCGCCGCCCTCGATCCTGTCAGGAGCCAGCATGCCGCTTAAGGTTGAAACGCCGCGCTGCTGTAGACGTTGATAAAACTTCACCGCATCGTCCAGCCCCTTCTTCGCGCGATCGCGATTGCCAATCCATGAGAACTCTCCCTGCTCATCACTGGCGTAGTAACCCGCCATAAAAGCCGGGCCGAGCCACGCGCGCGCGCCTAATGATTCGGCCACATCTGCGGCATACAGATATTCATCAACGTCCTCGGCCCATTCACGGTAGAGAATCGAGGTGATGGGCGCAAAGCTGGTGATGCCGTTGAGCAGCAAATGGCTGTAGGCATAATGCTTGGCGAAGTTAAGCTGCTCGCGGCTGTAAAGATCGCGGCGCTGCCAGTCGGCGGCGACGATGCGCCCTTTTTTCCAGCCGGGCTGGTTGTCGAAGGCCAGCACGGTGGTATCGAGGTCGCCGAGTGCATCAAGGTCAATAAATCCCGGCCCCACCAGACAATTCCCGGCGTTAATCTCTTCATCCACCTCGCCAGGATAATCAAAACCCACAAACAGAATGCGTTCGCCCTGCCACACCACTTCGCCA
Coding sequences within it:
- a CDS encoding chlorohydrolase family protein; this encodes MSEKVTRLRAAWVVGYRDGDHCLLADGEVVWQGERILFVGFDYPGEVDEEINAGNCLVGPGFIDLDALGDLDTTVLAFDNQPGWKKGRIVAADWQRRDLYSREQLNFAKHYAYSHLLLNGITSFAPITSILYREWAEDVDEYLYAADVAESLGARAWLGPAFMAGYYASDEQGEFSWIGNRDRAKKGLDDAVKFYQRLQQRGVSTLSGMLAPDRIEGGDAVWLKDLGDIVTSLACPTRLHCCQSELEVREIARRYQGRSSLQVLADNGLLNRHMLLPHGQLLGGLNADAARVAEDIARLAQSGASVVACPLVSGRHGKYLEHYPALKAAGVNLALGTDTFPADMFTNMQMGVVLTRVVTGDISAASAADYYRMATLGGAQALGRDDLGRLAPGCQADMMMVNLDQPALGQVFDPITTLVLNGNGRDVTGVIVAGRKVVWDRELVNSGQSAAALHAASQQVFSHIISTYPERTVGHPPVEEIMSSSFPRGNRGVNHDLSLLAHQRQA
- a CDS encoding NUDIX hydrolase, producing MRTRDSARLLIINSLNQVLLFRFRHENDALAGKAYWATPGGGVKSGETFEQAAIRELREETGIYVDDVGQPLTERTFEMTLPSGEVVLANERFYLIKVADEEISTSGWTENEKTVIDDYHWWDLNELRNNDDVVYPSNIPDICLMRG
- a CDS encoding amidohydrolase family protein; the protein is MTYHYLLTNVRLETGFNEINGHIQGTQCDLFTIEIKHGRMVAIHGQSEVQNALPPRDAGGMLMLPALRDMHIHLDKTFYGRAWRAAKPNNEQDIFQMIALEQQLLPTLLADSVEHAQQLIALLMSKGTTVMRSHCNIDPVSGLRSLEHLL
- a CDS encoding GNAT family N-acetyltransferase produces the protein MELETTRLRLEPFELAHFDGLRAMENDPEIMRYISNGVVKTPEETLASIERVQSRWQQYGFSWWAMREKASGEIVGACCLQHLANQDGAPLEIGWRLNANYHGKGFATEAAQAMVKFAVEHVGVNYLVAVADPENAASQKVMQRLGMTYKAIEQHYDVPCVVYELHI
- a CDS encoding VOC family protein, with amino-acid sequence MEQHDIGFSHIALQVRDLERSIDFYQRYAGMQVIHEREPGIAEAQKVAWLSDLTRPFALVLVQSQTTVDTPLGPFGHIGVACDSKEEIDAKVILAEREGVLRRPAQQSSAPVGYWAFFADPDGNTLELSYGQQIGLEIITSRLNADV
- a CDS encoding MFS transporter; this encodes MTYRVRVGCVYLLGFFIDLVNMFIANVAYPEIAREFDSPVNQLAWISNSYILALTLVIPLSNYLAKRFGTKRLFMVSLMIFIIGSCGVGSSSSLVQLITWRGIQGMGGGMLIPLGQTMTYALFKSHERARLSSAVMLVALLAPALSPVIGGILVESLSWRWVFFASVPLSVIALALAACWLKSDQRRENHESLDVGGLIGGCTGLTLILFGLTYLGDSQHFQQGGLLLLLGSFIMAGYVWNAMHKTHPLLNLRLVKDPLLQTAMLIYQFIPGLFMGVSMIAMLYLQNQLGMHASLVGAMMLPWSLASFAAITLTGKKFNTFGPSPLFISGCLIQATGIGLLAMSGHDADVVICISAFTLMGFGGSLCSSTAQSSAFIQIAENELADASAIWNINRQLSFCLGVTLISLLFNVIADTGVPTYQAYHLCFAIAACSAVIPIACCFRIANQDIIFTLKQEQK
- a CDS encoding amidohydrolase family protein, encoding MAFPQHGLLRSGVTSLMREALALGCQWTGGLDPSKVDGDMARSLDTMLSLAHESGTGVDIHLHEAANTGIACIDHLLNALEHAPELQGRVTLSHAYCLAQISDVEVKALGERMAALGVSLASGLPLGKNVMPLPLLKQCGVKLMTGTDSVIDHWSPFGTGSMLEKANLWAQLYGRGSEFSLNRALAIATGDILPLDEQGARIWPLAGDAADFILVDASCSAEVVARQPAISASYFRGQQVYRA
- a CDS encoding DUF4440 domain-containing protein, producing the protein MNRYFKEVMDAHELIRNWLGNSAADDEVCEKLLARFSPAYSMMTTGGVLLNFNQLNSFFRTQRGARPGLNIEITDLQIVAESEGGAIVTYKERQKICELAATLRFSTVVFELNQDGSVIWRHLHETSMHLD
- a CDS encoding GntR family transcriptional regulator produces the protein MGAKQTPRQKEIARIYESLTMANAQHKLRPGTRLIEAQIVDALKANRNHVQAALQRMALQHIVTIEPNVGAIVAQPSATTAREIFTARHAIESAIIACITPQKMAAFAVQLQQQQKEEHEAIHSQERQRVVYQLGAFHLLLGKIADNKVLEDILNNLMVLSSLIVMLYQRNEMPVCQCDEHQHIIDELIAGNTAKAQQLMRDHLIELEQQLDISEASPYAMTLVQALHKAEE